One genomic segment of Brassica napus cultivar Da-Ae chromosome A3, Da-Ae, whole genome shotgun sequence includes these proteins:
- the LOC106430698 gene encoding ATP synthase subunit beta-2, mitochondrial, with product MASRRVLSSLLRSSSGRSAAKFASRNPRLPSPSPARCAAPFGNLLGRVAEYSTSSPAPPSSAAPAKDEAKKTYDYGGKGAIGKVCQVIGAIVDVRFEDQEGLPPIMTSLEVQDHPTRLVLEVSHHLGQNVVRTIAMDGTEGLVRGRRVLNTGAPITVPVGRATLGRIMNVLGEPIDERGEIKTEHYLPIHRDAPALVDLATGQEILATGIKVVDLLAPYQRGGKIGLFGGAGVGKTVLIMELINNVAKAHGGFSVFAGVGERTREGNDLYREMIESGVIKLGEKQSESKCALVYGQMNEPPGARARVGLTGLTVAEYFRDAEGQDVLLFIDNIFRFTQANSEVSALLGRIPSAVGYQPTLASDLGALQERITTTKKGSITSVQAIYVPADDLTDPAPATTFAHLDATTVLSRQISELGIYPAVDPLDSTSRMLSPHILGEEHYNTARGVQKVLQNYKNLQDIIAILGMDELSEDDKLTVARARKIQRFLSQPFHVAEIFTGAPGKYVDLKENINSFQGLLDGKYDDLPEQSFYMVGGIDEVVAKAEKISKEAAA from the exons ATGGCGTCTCGGAGAGTCTTATCATCACTTCTCCGTTCATCTTCCGGCAGATCCGCCGCCAAATTCGCCAGCCGAAACCCTAGGCTCCCTTCCCCTTCCCCCGCCCGCTGCGCTGCTCCTTTCGGTAACCTCCTCGGACGCGTCGCCGAGTATTCAACCTCTTCGCCAGCTCCCCCGTCGTCTGCTGCTCCGGCTAAGGATGAGGCGAAGAAGACTTACGATTACGGTGGAAAAGGCGCGATCGGGAAGGTTTGCCAGGTTATTGGCGCTATTGTCGATGTGAGATTCGAAGATCAGGAGGGATTGCCTCCGATCATGACGTCTCTCGAGGTGCAGGATCACCCGACGAGGCTGGTGCTTGAGGTGTCTCATCATTTGGGTCAGAATGTTGTGAGGACTATTGCTATGGATGGTACTGAGGGTCTTGTTCGTGGGAGGCGCGTGCTCAACACTGGCGCTCCGATTACT GTCCCTGTTGGAAGAGCTACCCTTGGACGTATTATGAATGTTCTTGGAGAACCTATTGATGAGAGAGGCGAGATTA AGACCGAGCACTACCTACCTATTCACAGAGATGCTCCAGCTTTGGTTGATCTAGCCACTGGGCAAGAGATCCTTGCTACTGGTATTAAG GTTGTTGATCTACTTGCTCCTTACCAAAGAGGAGGAAAGATTGGGCTCTTTGGTGGTGCTGGTGTCGGGAAAACTGTGCTCATTATGGAACTGATTAACAATGTCGCCAAAGCTCATG GTGGTTTCTCCGTGTTTGCTGGTGTGGGAGAACGAACCCGTGAAGGCAATGACTTGTACAGAGAAATGATTGAGAGTGGTGTCATTAAGCTAGGCGAGAAGCAg TCTGAGAGCAAATGTGCTCTTGTGTACGGACAAATGAACGAGCCCCCGGGTGCCCGTGCCCGTGTTGGACTTACTGGTTTGACTGTTGCTGAGTATTTCCGTGATGCCGAAGGCCAAGATGTGTTGCTCTTCATTGACAACATTTTCCGTTTCACTCAG GCCAACTCGGAAGTGTCTGCTTTGCTCGGACGTATCCCATCAGCTGTCGGTTACCAGCCAACTCTGGCTTCTGATCTTGGTGCTCTTCAAGAGCGAATCACAACCACCAAGAAAGGTTCCATCACCTCAGTCCAAGCCATCTATGTTCCTGCTGATGATTTGACAGATCCTGCTCCAGCCACAACCTTCGCTCACTTGGATGCCACAACTGTGCTCTCTAGACAG ATTTCTGAGCTTGGTATCTATCCTGCTGTGGATCCTCTGGATTCAACATCCCGTATGCTGTCGCCTCACATTTTGGGTGAGGAGCACTACAACACGGCTCGTGGTGTGCAGAAAGTGCTACAGAACTACAAGAATCTGCAAGATATTATCGCCATTCTGGGAATGGATGAGCTAAGTGAAGATGACAAGCTTACCGTTGCCCGTGCCCGTAAGATCCAGAGGTTCTTGAGTCAGCCATTCCATGTTGCTGAGATCTTCACGGGTGCCCCCGGAAAATACGTTGACCTTAAGGAAAACATCAACAGTTTCCAG GGCTTGCTGGATGGCAAGTACGATGATCTTCCAGAGCAGTCGTTTTACATGGTTGGTGGAATCGACGAGGTGGTTGCCAAGGCAgagaagatctccaaggaggcAGCAGCTTAA
- the LOC111210504 gene encoding ATP synthase subunit beta-3, mitochondrial, which translates to MASRRILSSLLRSSQGRSTSKSSLLGSRNPRLPSPGPARRLAPLLGRVAEYSTSSPAAPPSSSSPAKDEAAKKTYDYGGKGAIGKVCQVIGAIVDVRFEDQEGLPPIMTSLEVQDHPTRLVLEVSHHLGQNVVRTIAMDGTEGLVRGRRVLNTGAPITVPVGRATLGRIMNVLGEPIDERGEIKTEHYLPIHRDAPALVDLATGQEILATGIKVVDLLAPYQRGGKIGLFGGAGVGKTVLIMELINNVAKAHGGFSVFAGVGERTREGNDLYREMIESGVIKLGEKQSESKCALVYGQMNEPPGARARVGLTGLTVAEYFRDAEGQDVLLFIDNIFRFTQANSEVSALLGRIPSAVGYQPTLASDLGALQERITTTKKGSITSVQAIYVPADDLTDPAPATTFAHLDATTVLSRQISELGIYPAVDPLDSTSRMLSPHILGEEHYNTARGVQKVLQNYKNLQDIIAILGMDELSEDDKLTVARARKIQRFLSQPFHVAEIFTGAPGKYVDLKENINSFQGLLDGKYDDLPEQSFYMVGGIDEVVAKAEKISKEAAA; encoded by the exons ATGGCGAGTCGACGGATCTTATCATCGCTCCTCCGCTCATCTCAGGGCAGATCCACTTCCAAATCTTCCTTGCTCGGTAGCCGCAACCCTAGGCTACCATCACCAGGACCCGCACGTCGCCTCGCTCCCCTCCTCGGCCGTGTCGCCGAGTATTCGACCTCCTCACCAGCTGCGCCTCCGTCGTCGTCTTCTCCAGCTAAGGATGAGGCGGCGAAGAAGACGTACGATTACGGCGGAAAAGGCGCTATCGGGAAGGTTTGCCAGGTCATCGGTGCTATTGTCGATGTGAGATTCGAGGATCAGGAAGGTCTGCCTCCGATCATGACGTCACTCGAGGTGCAGGATCACCCGACGAGGCTGGTGCTTGAGGTGTCTCATCATTTGGGTCAGAATGTGGTCAGGACTATTGCTATGGATGGTACCGAGGGGCTTGTTCGTGGGAGGCGCGTGCTCAACACTGGCGCTCCGATCACT GTTCCTGTTGGAAGAGCTACTCTTGGACGTATCATGAACGTTCTTGGAGAACCCATTGACGAGAGAGGCGAAATTA AGACCGAGCATTACTTACCCATTCATAGAGATGCTCCAGCTCTGGTTGATTTAGCTACCGGTCAAGAGATTCTGGCTACTGGAATTAAG GTTGTTGATCTGCTTGCTCCTTACCAAAGAGGAGGAAAGATTGGGCTCTTTGGCGGTGCTGGTGTCGGGAAAACTGTGCTTATTATGGAGCTGATTAACAATGTCGCCAAAGCTCATG GTGGTTTCTCCGTGTTTGCTGGTGTGGGAGAACGAACCCGTGAAGGTAATGACTTGTACAGAGAAATGATTGAGAGTGGTGTCATCAAGCTAGGCGAGAAGCAG TCTGAGAGCAAATGTGCGCTTGTGTATGGACAAATGAACGAGCCCCCGGGTGCCCGTGCTCGTGTTGGACTTACCGGTTTGACTGTTGCAGAGTATTTCCGTGATGCCGAAGGTCAAGATGTGTTGCTCTTCATTGATAACATTTTCCGTTTCACTCAG GCCAACTCTGAAGTGTCTGCTTTGCTCGGACGTATCCCATCTGCCGTGGGTTACCAGCCAACTCTGGCTTCTGATCTTGGTGCTCTTCAAGAGAGAATCACAACCACCAAGAAAGGTTCCATCACCTCAGTCCAAGCCATCTATGTCCCTGCCGACGATCTGACAGATCCTGCTCCAGCCACAACTTTCGCTCACTTGGATGCCACAACTGTGCTCTCGAGACAG ATTTCTGAGCTTGGTATCTATCCTGCTGTGGATCCTCTGGATTCAACATCTCGTATGCTCTCGCCTCACATTCTGGGAGAGGAGCACTACAACACAGCTCGTGGTGTGCAGAAAGTGCTACAGAACTACAAGAATCTGCAAGATATTATTGCCATCCTGGGAATGGATGAGCTAAGTGAAGATGACAAGCTGACCGTTGCTCGTGCCCGTAAGATCCAGAGGTTCTTGAGTCAGCCATTCCATGTGGCTGAGATCTTCACGGGTGCCCCCGGAAAATACGTCGACCTTAAAGAAAACATCAACAGTTTCCAG GGTTTGCTTGATGGTAAGTACGATGATCTTCCCGAACAATCATTTTACATGGTTGGTGGCATTGACGAGGTGGTTGCTAAGGCAGAAAAGATCTCCAAGGAGGCAGCAGCTTAA
- the LOC106430687 gene encoding protein ATAF2-like — protein MKAELNLPAGFRFHPTDEELVRFYLIRKCASEQLSAPVIAEIDLYKFNPWELPEMSLYGEKEWYFFSPRDRKYPNGSRPNRAAGTGYWKATGADKPIGKPKTLGIKKALVFYAGKAPKGIKTNWIMHEYRLANVDRSASLNKKNNLRLDDWVLCRIYNKKGTMEKYYPADEKPRIMADQSSSPFDTSVSTLQEEDSSSSGGHGHVVSPDAREVQSEPKWRELEDALEAFDSSMFGGGSMDMLQSDGYVPQFMYQPTDCFTTLQDPFEQKPFLNWSFAPQG, from the exons ATGAAAGCAGAGCTGAACTTACCAGCAGGATTCCGATTCCACCCCACGGACGAAGAGCTTGTGAGATTCTACCTGATCCGTAAATGCGCGTCGGAGCAGCTCTCAGCTCCGGTCATCGCCGAAATCGATCTCTACAAGTTCAATCCCTGGGAGCTTCCAG AGATGTCTCTGTACGGAGAGAAAGAGTGGTACTTTTTCTCGCCACGAGACCGGAAATACCCAAACGGTTCGCGTCCTAACCGGGCGGCAGGAACCGGTTATTGGAAAGCCACCGGAGCTGATAAACCGATCGGTAAACCGAAGACGCTGGGTATAAAGAAAGCGCTAGTCTTTTACGCTGGGAAAGCTCCTAAAGGGATTAAAACGAATTGGATCATGCATGAGTATCGCCTTGCTAATGTTGATAGATCGGCTTCTCTTAACAAAAAGAACAACCTACGA CTTGATGATTGGGTTTTATGTCGAATCTACAACAAGAAGGGAACCATGGAGAAGTACTACCCTGCTGATGAGAAACCGAGGATCATGGCAGATCAGTCATCATCGCCTTTTGATACATCGGTGTCGACATTGCAAGAGGAGGATTCGAGCAGCTCGGGGGGTCACGGTCATGTGGTATCACCGGATGCGAGGGAGGTACAGAGCGAGCCTAAATGGAGAGAGCTTGAGGATGCTTTGGAGGCTTTTGATTCTTCTATGTTTGGTGGTGGCTCCATGGATATGTTGCAGAGTGATGGTTATGTACCTCAGTTCATGTATCAGCCTACCGATTGTTTCACAACCTTACAGGATCCGTTTGAGCAGAAACCGTTTTTGAATTGGAGTTTTGCTCCACAGGGGTGA
- the LOC106430678 gene encoding amino acid permease 2: MGETAAANNHHHHHGHQVFDASVPQQPAFKCFDDDGRLKRTGTVWTASAHIITAVIGSGVLSLAWAIAQLGWIAGPAVMLLFSFVTLYSSTLLSDCYRTGDAVSGKRNYTYMDAVRSILGGFKFKICGLIQYLNLFGIAVGYTIAASISMMAIKRSNCFHKSGGKDPCHMSSNPYMIIFGVTEILLSQVPDFDQIWWISIVAAVMSFTYSAIGLALGIVQVAANGVFKGSLTGISIGTVTQTQKIWRTFQALGDIAFAYSYSVVLIEIQDTVRSPPSESTTMKKATKISIAVTTIFYMLCGSMGYAAFGDAAPGNLLTGFGFYNPFWLLDIANAAIVVHLIGAYQVFSQPIFAFVEKSVSERFPDSDLLTKELQIKIPGFRSPYKTNVFRVVFRCCFVVLTTVISMLMPFFNDVVGILGALGFWPLTVYFPVEMYIKQRKVEKWSTRWVCLQMLSVACLVISVVAGVGSIAGVMLDLKVYKPFQSTY; encoded by the exons ATGGGTGAAACCGCTGCCGCCaacaaccaccaccaccatcacgGCCACCAAGTCTTTGACGCGTCCGTCCCTCAACAACCAGCTTTCAAATGCTTTGACGATGATGGCCGTCTCAAAAGAACCG GTACTGTTTGGACCGCAAGTGCTCATATCATAACAGCAGTGATCGGTTCAGGCGTTCTCTCGTTGGCATGGGCTATTGCTCAGCTTGGATGGATCGCTGGACCTGCGGTGATGCTATTGTTCTCTTTTGTTACTCTATACTCTTCAACACTTCTCAGTGACTGCTACAGAACCGGAGACGCAGTCTCCGGCAAGAGAAACTACACTTACATGGACGCAGTTCGATCCATTCTCG GTGGATTCAAGTTCAAGATATGTGGGCTGATTCAATACTTGAATCTCTTTGGTATTGCCGTCGGATACACAATAGCAGCATCTATAAGCATGAT GGCGATCAAGAGATCGAACTGTTTCCACAAGAGCGGAGGAAAAGACCCGTGTCACATGTCGAGCAACCCTTACATGATCATCTTCGGTGTGACAGAGATCTTGCTCTCTCAGGTTCCTGACTTCGACCAGATTTGGTGGATCTCCATCGTAGCAGCTGTCATGTCTTTCACTTACTCAGCCATTGGTCTAGCTCTAGGGATCGTTCAAGTTGCTG CAAATGGAGTCTTCAAAGGAAGTCTCACGGGCATAAGCATCGGGACAGTGACTCAAACACAGAAGATATGGAGAACGTTTCAAGCTCTTGGAGACATTGCATTTGCCTACTCATACTCTGTTGTCCTAATAGAGAttcag GATACTGTAAGATCCCCACCGTCAGAATCAACAACGATGAAGAAAGCTACAAAAATAAGCATTGCAGTCACCACAATCTTCTACATGCTATGTGGCTCAATGGGCTACGCAGCCTTTGGAGATGCAGCACCAGGAAACCTCCTcacgggtttcggattctacaACCCGTTTTGGCTCCTCGACATAGCCAACGCCGCCATTGTAGTCCACCTCATAGGAGCTTACCAAGTCTTCTCTCAGCCCATCTTCGCCTTCGTTGAAAAATCAGTCTCAGAGAGGTTTCCAGACAGTGACTTGCTCACCAAGGAACTCCAAATCAAGATCCCAGGGTTTAGGTCTCCGTACAAAACAAACGTTTTCAGGGTAGTTTTCCGGTGCTGTTTCGTCGTTCTAACCACCGTGATATCGATGCTAATGCCGTTCTTCAACGACGTGGTTGGGATCTTAGGAGCCTTAGGGTTCTGGCCCTTGACGGTTTATTTCCCGGTGGAGATGTATATAAAGCAGAGGAAGGTGGAGaagtggagcacgaggtgggtTTGTTTACAGATGCTTAGTGTTGCTTGTCTAGTGATCTCGGTGGTCGCCGGAGTTGGATCAATCGCTGGAGTAATGCTTGATCTTAAGGTCTACAAGCCCTTCCAGTCTACGTATTGA
- the LOC106430666 gene encoding 2-oxoisovalerate dehydrogenase subunit alpha 2, mitochondrial, with product MAQHLKSSSKSILLNILRHNIGFSSPSHASRHLRHNLPHGPLTTRLSPNPITRYCNTMVDTLSSIGSHEDTNSQVMDFPGGKVAFTPEIHFISESNEERVPCYRVLDDNGQQLTNSQFVPVSKEIAVKMYSDMVTLQMMDNIFYEAQRQGRLSFYATAFGEEAINIASAAALSPDDVIFPQYREPGVLLWRGFTLQEFANQCFGNKSDYGKGRQMPVHYGSNKLNYFTVSATIATQLPNAVGAAYSLKMDEKDACAVTFFGDGGSSEGDFHAALNFAAVMEAPVLFICRNNGWAISTPTSDQFRSDGVVVKGRAYGIRSIRVDGNDALAMYSAVHEAREMAIREHRPILIEALTYRVGHHSTSDDSTRYRSADEIEWWNKARNPLSRFRTWVESNGWWSDEAESDLRSKIKKEMLEAIRVAEKTEKPNLNHMFSDVYDVPPLNLREQELLVRQAIKSHPQDYPSDVPL from the exons ATGGCTCAGCATCTGAAATCTTCATCGAAATCGATTTTACTCAACATTCTCAGACATAACATCGGGTTCAGTTCTCCAAGCCATGCGTCTCGCCATCTCCGCCACAACCTACCGCATGGTCCTCTTACTACGCGACTCTCACCAAATCCAATCACTCGTTATTGTAACACCATGGTGGATACGCTCTCAAGTATTGGTTCACACGAAGACACCAATAGTCAG GTCATGGATTTCCCTGGAGGAAAAGTAGCTTTCACACCCGAGATCCACTTCATATCAGAATCCAACGAAGAGCGTGTGCCTTGCTACCGAGTTCTCGATGACAATGGCCAACAACTCACCAACAGCCAGTTTGTTCCTGTTAGTAAAGAAATTGCGGTGAAAATGTACAGCGATATGGTGACTCTTCAGATGATGGATAACATATTCTATGAAGCTCAAAGACAAGGCAGACTCTCCTTTTACGCTACTGCTTTCGGTGAAGAAGCTATTAATATTGCTTCGGCTGCTGCTCTCTCACCTGATGATGTCATCTTCCCTCAg TATAGAGAGCCTGGTGTTCTACTATGGCGTGGCTTCACGCTTCAAGAGTTTGCAAACCAGTGTTTTGGGAACAAATCTGATTATGGAAAAGGCAGGCAGATGCCTGTTCACTATGGCTCTAACAAGCTTAACTATTTCACCGTCTCAGCCACAATAGC TACGCAGTTACCAAACGCGGTTGGTGCTGCTTATTCCTTAAAGATGGATGAGAAGGATGCATGTGCGGTCACGTTCTTTGGCGATGGTGGCTCCAGTGAG gGAGACTTCCATGCTGCTTTGAACTTTGCAGCTGTGATGGAAGCACCTGTTTTGTTTATCTGTCGGAACAATGGATGGGCGATTAGTACTCCAACCTCAGATCAGTTCCGAA GTGATGGTGTAGTGGTGAAAGGCCGTGCTTATGGGATTAGGAGTATACGTGTGGATGGAAATGATGCGCTTGCTATGTACAGCGCGGTGCATGAAGCTCGCGAGATGGCGATTAGAGAACATAGGCCAATCTTGATCGAG GCCTTGACGTATCGTGTAGGACACCATTCAACGTCAGATGACTCCACTAGGTACCGCTCTGCTGATGAGATAGAGTGGTGGAACAAAGCAAGAAACCCACTGTCTAGGTTTAGGACTTGGGTTGAGAGTAATGGCTGGTGGAGTGATGAAGCTGAATCTGATCTGAGAAGCAAGATAAAGAAAGAG ATGTTAGAAGCTATCAGGGTTGCGGAGAAGACTGAGAAACCGAATCTGAATCACATGTTCTCAGATGTGTATGATGTTCCTCCTTTGAACCTCAGGGAACAGGAACTTCTGGTGAGGCAGGCGATCAAAAGTCACCCGCAAGATTACCCATCCGATGTACCTCTTTAG
- the LOC106443085 gene encoding probable gamma-secretase subunit PEN-2 — protein sequence MEEASRIDEPNRNPNTDRSSNPNPLSSIISSAHVWPTIDGPLGLTEEASVDYARRFYKFGFALLPWLWAVNCFYFWPVLRHSRAFPQIRNYVVRSAIGFSVFTSLLLAWALTFSIGGEQLFGPVWDKLVMYNVADRLGLSGLA from the exons ATGGAGGAGGCTTCACGGATCGACGAACCCAATCGGAACCCTAACACCGATCGGAGTTCGAATCCGAATCCACTGTCGTCTATAATATCCTCCGCGCACGTTTGGCCAACGATCGACGGTCCGTTGGGGTTAACAGAGGAAGCATCGGTGGATTACGCTCGTCGATTCTACAAGTTCGGATTCGCTCTCTTGCCGTGGCTCTGGGCTGTCAATTGCTTCTACTTCTGGCCTGTTCTCCGTCACTCTCGCGCTTTCCCTCAGATCCGCAATT ATGTTGTTAGGTCAGCAATTGGGTTCAGTGTctttacatctcttcttttagCGTGGGCATTGACATTCTCGATAGGAGGAGAACAGCTTTTTGGACCTGTTTGGGATAAGCTTGTTATGTACAACGTTGCTGATCGTCTTGGCTTGTCTGGTTTGGCTTAg